The following is a genomic window from Sphaerodactylus townsendi isolate TG3544 linkage group LG16, MPM_Stown_v2.3, whole genome shotgun sequence.
ATAGGGCTGGCCATGCCTGCAGCtgggagtgaggggtggggggtattAAAAAGGCCCCGCTGCTCATGCCCACTCCCGCAGATTATCATTCGCACCACCATGTGGAGAGTCTTTATCGCACTCCTGCTCGCAGTTGGAGGTAATGTGCAGAGCCCAGGTGCATGGCCTTCTGCACTGCTGGTCTACCACCACAGCCCAAGGGACGTTCCTCGCCGGTTCCTTTTGTTTTCTCTCAGTGGGTTGTGGCTGTAAGAACAGGAAGAGTTGCTCCCCTGCCCAAAATGTTGACCTTCTTCTATTCAAGACCTCCTGCCTTGAATGTCTCCCGGCTGGCCCTCGGCCTTCCATGCATGAAGTTTTGCCTCTTCCAATGACAATTCCCCAACACTTACAGAGCCTGCAGCCTTCCATGAGATACTCTGGCTTCAACAGGACTTTTAGGACCCCGGATGCCAACTGGTGATGGGATTTGGCTGGAATTACTGTCAGTAGAAGACAGCAGTTCCTACTCGTGTTTAGGCCACGCACCTTACCCTAAGCGTCAGTGCAACCTGGGGGGAGTTGAGTACTGGGGGTAGATGGTTCTCCTTTGTGAAGGAAGCTGGAAGGTGTGTGTGGGACCATTGCGAGACCTGGCAGATAGACCCGGGTCCTGCTGAGTGAACTATTTATTTGCTTGGTTTAttctctggccttttctgcaggGACCATCTGGTCTGTAATCCAGGTAAGAGTGGGCTAGGCCAATGCCTCTGGCTCGCTCCTGTTGGATGCTGTGAACTGAAAACAACCTGCCTACCACAGACCCGTTCCCAGCAGATTGAGTTTGGGGAAATTGTTATGTGGGTAATCATTGTCTCGCTAAAtctgttttctcctcagctcATGGTTGTGGTGAGCCCACCTACGCTCCCCTGGGAAGAGTAGTGAATGGTCAGGATTCCGTGCCTTACAGTTGGCCCTGGCAGGTGAGTTCGGCTACtttgaactttatttatttattttattttatttattattaaacttgtataccgccctcccccgaagggctcagggcggttcacagcaagcaaacaaaacaaacaggcaaataaacaaacaaatatcatacatttagtactggtcctCATTAAGatacagcgctcaaattataaTAATGAGCTTTGTAAAAAAATATGGGGTCCCCAGCAGACCAGTTGTTTAGGTGTGGTTGAAGCAAGTTGCTGCTTCTTTGTTCCCCGCAGAGCTATATGAGCAGCAAGTTGAAGATAAGCCTTGGGCTGCCCCAAATAAAGTACACCCATTACTAGAATTCAGTCCCCCCCCTAAAGTCCCCCAGCACGGTCTCCTGCCCACAGCTTCATTTTTGCACCCTGATACACGCCCCCCCCAACCTGGCAAACATTAATTGTTATTGGGGGTTTGAACTCTGAGGTATACCTTGGACCACAAGGAGTTGGGTGCTGGGAACCACCATCAGCCTTCTGGTGTCTAGGAAGTCCGTCTTAAGGCAGTGGAGCTGAGTGGCAGCAAGCTAGGAATGGACAtggagtgggggagaagggaaagcctTATGGGTACATCATCCCTCCCCCTTCACGATGCTTTTCCACAGATCTCCCTGCAGTATGAGAGCAACGGACAGTTCTACCACACTTGTGGAGGAAGCCTTATTGCCCCCAACTGGGTCATGACTGCCGGACACTGCATTTCGTAAGTTCTCTGACTGCACATGTGGAATAGAAGCGCTGGTTAGGATCTGAAGGAACAGGAGTTTATTCCCTGAGGTGGGAGGATGACTTGTTTGAAccggaatatttatttatttctatgtatTTGGTAGTAGGAAGACACTGGAAGGCCCTCTAGATTCCTTTGGGCATCACTCATTTCAATAAAGAACCATTCAGAACTTGGGGGTAGATGTCAGTAAGGAATATAAACATGCGTAGCTGCCTTATAGTAGATCATTTCCTCTCCTTCAGGTGGCCCCGAACAGTCTATTCTGACAGGTAGTAACTCTCCAGATTTGCCTCAGGGAAAATTTGCATCATCTGAGATCCTTTAAACGGGACTTGCTGAGGactgaacccagatctcctgcTTGCAAAGGCTTGCATGAGGCTATTAACTTCATGAGCACTGAGGCAaggaagtgagggggagggggagggaagagtgtTGCTTACATATTTTCTACAATCTGTCTGTCAGCCAAGCGGGCGTCCCTTTGTTTCCTGGAGATTGCCCACCTATCTCTTGGCTGTCAGGATGAGTTTTGTTTGTGCCAGAGTTCCTTGGTTTTGACTGAAACGGGTTTCCACTACCAATACTATGTCATACAATGCATGGCTTTataataggtgtcaaactcacggccctccagatgttatggaccacagttcccatcatcccctgccagcattctggcaggggtgatgggaactgtagtccataacatctggagggctgcgagtttgacagctGTGTAAGAAGATATTGCTTTTATATGCATGCAAAGTGTCCTACCTTAATGTCTGAGCAACCACAAGTAGTCCTCCTTCAGAAAGAGGGAGCAGGGGTGCAagatgagagaagaagaagaagaagaagagtttggatttacatccccccttcctctcctgcaggagactcaaaggggctgacaatctccttgcccttcccccctcacaacaaacaccctgtgaggtaggtggggctgagagagctccgagaagctgtgaccagcccaaggtcacccagctggcgcatgtgggagtgtacaggctaatctgaattccccagataagcctccacagctcaggcggcagagctgggaatcaaacccggttcctccagattagatacatgagctcttaacctcctacgccactgctgccccagcaCCTCTCGTGTTACCAATGAATGCTAGAATGACCGCAGAGTGCCGTGGAGATCCTCACCCGGCACTGAATCCTGCTCGTGCCCGATTGTATGACCCCAGTCTTTCTCTTTCAGCTCATCCCGCCGGTACAAAGTTGTGCTGGGTGAGTACGACAGGAGTAAAGAAGAGGGCTCTGAGCAGCACATCCCTGTGAATTCAGGGGACATTTTTGTGCATCCTGGCTGGAACAACAACTGTGTATCTTGTGGGTAAGTACAACCTCTCTGGGAAAGGGAATGTTATCTGAGGGTTTATGCTACTTGGCACCTCTGAGGGACAGATTGAAGAGAAGAAGGATTGTATAAAAACTGCAGTGCACACAGGCCAAAAGGGAGATCTAGATCCTTCACAAGCTGGAGAAGCAACTGGcgatggttttgtttgtttggaccAGAAGAGTAAAGAGAGTACTAAAACCACTGTAATGGGACCTGTCTCTCCACATTTTCCGGGGCTGTTTGTTCCCTTCTTCTGTGCCCACAACCAAATTGTTTGCAGATCGTTAGCTGTCATATATCAAATTAAGGAGTCATTAGTAGAATTAGCTGGTCAGTTATGTTCTTTATCTTGATTCAAAACTTTAGGCCAAGAAGTTTTATTTTGGCAGagaccatcataagaacataagaacataagaactagcctgctggatcagaccagagtccatctagtccagcattctgctactcgcagtggcccaccaggtgcctttgggagctcacatgcaggatgtgaaagcaatggccttctgctgctgctgctgctcctgagcacctggtctgctaaggcatttgcaatctgagatcaaggaggatcaagattggtagccatagattgacttctcctccataaatctgtccaagccctttttaaagctatccaggttagtggccatcatctcTCAAATACTTAGAAGAAAGATGTCTGAAATTCCTGGGTCTACTTACCGGAGAATGGAATGAGACTCACAGAAATACAAGGACTCAAAGAGGACTTAATTTGAGCCAGGATTTAGCTCCGTAACATGTTTGCAAAGCCTTAACACAGGGTGCCTCCCTTCTCCAGTGAGCTTATTCCCACACAACTGAGATTAGAGGACGTGGTTTGATGTGGTCTGGAGCTTATCCTCCCTGCTACTTGGAATGCTGCCTTAAGGTTAAATTGCTTTTGGAGCAACAAAGACCCTCCGTATATGATTAATTCATTTTTCTCAGGCACAGAGTCCTGGAAGTTGATGGCCAGAGATCAGATCTCAACCTCTGCTTGGCTTCTCTGGGTgacccctttccttctctttcaggGATGACATTGCCCTGCTCAAACTGTCCCATGAGGCAGTCCTCAACGATAAAGTGCAGCTCGGATGCCTCCCGCCCCGAGGAGAGTTGCTTCCCAACGACCACCCTTGCTTCATCAGCGGCTGGGGGCGCCTCTACAGTGAGTGATTCCAGGGTAGGGATAGAGAGAGGTTGCAAATATTCAACTCAAAGGCAGTGGAAATGGCTGCCAGTTCACATGCTCAGCCTCAGGGGACGTTCAGAGACAGCTGGTAGAAGTCTACCACACCCAAAAGACTCATGTCTGCCCTCCCCG
Proteins encoded in this region:
- the CELA3B gene encoding chymotrypsin-like elastase family member 3B; this encodes MWRVFIALLLAVGAHGCGEPTYAPLGRVVNGQDSVPYSWPWQISLQYESNGQFYHTCGGSLIAPNWVMTAGHCISSSRRYKVVLGEYDRSKEEGSEQHIPVNSGDIFVHPGWNNNCVSCGDDIALLKLSHEAVLNDKVQLGCLPPRGELLPNDHPCFISGWGRLYTGGPLPSILQQALLPVVDHAHCTQPTWWGSTVKETMVCAGGDIRAGCNGDSGGPLNCQAGDGRWYVHGVTSFVSAWGCNTLKKPTVFTRVSAFNSWIEETIANN